The Acidobacteriota bacterium genome includes a window with the following:
- a CDS encoding DUF1311 domain-containing protein, protein MIQSIFNAVIIVCLVSWMAQGALHPSSKQDNPCPNAETQSELNDCALQQFKKSDAELNVVYKRILKNLEPTEKKNLIATQRAWLAYRDAYGKSLLERGGSAAPMRMHFGLAALTQERIKHLIDDYEIEGNV, encoded by the coding sequence GTGATTCAATCAATTTTCAATGCTGTGATCATTGTGTGTTTGGTGAGTTGGATGGCTCAAGGCGCTTTGCACCCCAGCTCAAAACAAGATAACCCCTGTCCCAATGCTGAAACCCAGTCGGAGTTAAATGACTGTGCCCTCCAACAATTCAAAAAAAGCGATGCCGAGTTGAATGTGGTCTATAAACGAATCCTGAAAAACCTGGAGCCAACTGAGAAAAAGAATTTGATTGCGACGCAACGTGCCTGGCTTGCCTATCGAGATGCGTATGGAAAATCACTCCTGGAACGTGGGGGAAGCGCCGCCCCCATGAGAATGCATTTTGGTCTGGCCGCGTTAACCCAGGAAAGAATCAAGCATCTGATTGATGATTATGAAATTGAAGGGAATGTTTGA
- a CDS encoding lysozyme — MLQMYDNDGGKNCTIGYGHLLHRGACTLEDRKKYPNGITEAQAEALLAEDLQEAEAVVNKHIKAPLTHKSDYQGAMASLLRWNKADGVVQRGLIRRRNAEKNLFMKQEFAIWV, encoded by the coding sequence ATGCTGCAGATGTATGACAATGATGGGGGCAAAAATTGTACAATTGGGTATGGGCATTTACTCCATAGAGGAGCATGCACTTTGGAAGACAGGAAAAAATACCCAAATGGTATTACTGAGGCTCAAGCTGAGGCTTTACTTGCTGAAGATCTTCAGGAAGCAGAAGCTGTTGTAAATAAGCATATTAAAGCTCCATTAACTCACAAGAGTGATTATCAGGGCGCCATGGCCTCGCTCTTGAGGTGGAATAAGGCAGATGGTGTTGTCCAACGGGGGCTCATTCGACGCCGAAACGCTGAAAAAAACCTGTTTATGAAACAGGAGTTTGCAATTTGGGTTTAA
- a CDS encoding DUF1311 domain-containing protein: MLKHVLKVLIVVCVISLMIQGDSFASSKQKDPCQDAETQTDLNDCVFKEYKKADARLNRMYKRIMKKLEPAEKSRLLASQRAWLKYRDAIADELLERGGSAAPMRMYGAMKTATLERIKFLKWHYETEGVV; encoded by the coding sequence ATGTTGAAACATGTTTTAAAAGTGCTGATCGTGGTTTGTGTAATCAGTTTAATGATCCAGGGAGACTCTTTTGCTAGCTCTAAACAGAAGGATCCTTGTCAGGATGCTGAGACCCAAACTGATTTAAATGACTGTGTTTTCAAGGAATACAAAAAAGCGGATGCCCGGTTGAACCGGATGTACAAGCGAATTATGAAAAAACTAGAGCCAGCAGAGAAATCGCGTCTGCTTGCTTCTCAGCGAGCCTGGCTCAAATACCGTGACGCGATTGCAGATGAACTCTTGGAGCGAGGTGGAAGTGCCGCTCCAATGAGAATGTACGGTGCAATGAAAACCGCAACTCTTGAACGAATTAAATTTTTGAAGTGGCATTATGAAACTGAAGGGGTTGTCTAA
- a CDS encoding alpha/beta hydrolase codes for MRAEPGQIESLQELDMYVEICGEGSPLVLLHGFSGAGCNWELIFPEAPTGFQLIVPDLRGHGRSTNPSGKFTHRQSALDVFALLDQLGIRTFQAIGMSCGAKTLLHMATQQPDRVEAMVLVSATPYFPKEARIAMSQLSPDNRSETEWEQMRQWHKHEDDQIRLLWTLANQMKDSYEDMNFTPPLLSTIKAQTLIVHGDRDPLYPVSLALEMYQAIPKAALWVVPNGGHGPIFGDQTPHFVVTALNFLTLQ; via the coding sequence ATGAGAGCTGAACCTGGGCAAATCGAAAGCCTTCAAGAACTGGACATGTATGTTGAAATCTGTGGAGAAGGATCCCCGCTGGTGCTCCTCCACGGATTCAGCGGCGCTGGATGCAACTGGGAACTGATTTTTCCGGAGGCACCGACGGGGTTTCAACTGATTGTACCCGATCTGCGCGGGCACGGACGATCAACCAATCCATCAGGAAAATTTACCCACCGTCAGTCTGCGCTCGATGTATTTGCCTTGCTCGATCAGCTTGGAATCAGGACCTTTCAAGCAATTGGAATGAGTTGTGGCGCTAAAACTCTGCTGCATATGGCTACCCAACAACCTGATCGAGTGGAAGCAATGGTACTGGTCAGCGCCACTCCCTATTTTCCGAAGGAAGCCCGGATCGCCATGAGCCAGTTGTCTCCTGACAACCGAAGCGAGACCGAATGGGAACAAATGCGACAGTGGCACAAACACGAGGATGATCAAATCCGATTATTGTGGACACTTGCCAATCAGATGAAGGACAGTTATGAGGACATGAATTTTACGCCGCCGTTGCTTTCAACCATTAAAGCCCAAACACTAATCGTCCACGGAGACCGTGACCCACTTTATCCGGTATCACTCGCCCTGGAAATGTATCAAGCCATTCCCAAGGCCGCACTCTGGGTTGTCCCCAATGGTGGCCACGGTCCAATTTTCGGCGACCAGACACCACATTTTGTGGTCACGGCACTCAATTTCCTGACACTTCAGTGA
- a CDS encoding MFS transporter, which yields MQKPNLSFWQIWNMSFGFFGIQCGWALQMANMSPIYERLGANPDEIPILWLAAPMTGLIVQPIIGAMSDRTWTRLGRRRPYFLVGAILASIALFLMPLSPAVWVAASMLWIMDSSINISMEPFRAFVADKLNPEQHTTGFVMQSFFIGLGATLASAMPYLLDRGGITGVSSTGMPLAVQYSFWFGAVAFLAAVLVTIITTDEYPPENLEEFRKQHSKAKPGEWVTEILHALKEMPRTMKQLAVVQVFTWLGLFCMWIFFSPAIARHVFGATDPKSPEYTAGANWGGVCFAAYSVVCFMVAFAIPAIARVVGRKLTHTICLLCGGAGLLSVYVIHDKYMLLASMVGVGIAWASILSMPYAILSGALPQERTGLYMGIFNFFIVLPEIVASITFQPLVKYLFNSEPIKVVMLGGVSMIVAAALVTLVDDVAAHDHAKPVAGGH from the coding sequence ATGCAGAAACCGAATCTCAGCTTTTGGCAAATCTGGAATATGAGCTTTGGATTTTTTGGAATCCAGTGTGGCTGGGCCTTGCAGATGGCCAATATGAGCCCCATTTATGAGCGGTTGGGTGCCAATCCAGATGAAATTCCTATTTTATGGCTTGCGGCTCCGATGACCGGGCTGATTGTACAGCCAATCATTGGCGCGATGAGTGATCGAACCTGGACTCGATTGGGTCGTCGCCGGCCTTATTTTTTAGTGGGTGCCATCCTGGCCAGTATCGCGTTGTTCCTGATGCCGCTGTCACCAGCAGTTTGGGTAGCGGCCAGTATGCTCTGGATTATGGACAGCAGCATCAACATCAGCATGGAGCCGTTCCGCGCCTTCGTCGCTGACAAACTCAATCCCGAACAACACACCACCGGGTTTGTGATGCAGAGCTTTTTTATCGGATTGGGTGCCACCCTCGCCAGTGCCATGCCATATTTGCTTGATCGGGGTGGGATTACGGGCGTGAGCAGTACCGGGATGCCGCTGGCGGTACAATACTCTTTCTGGTTTGGCGCAGTTGCGTTCCTGGCTGCCGTGTTGGTCACCATCATTACAACGGACGAATACCCGCCTGAAAATCTGGAGGAATTCCGCAAACAGCATAGCAAAGCCAAACCTGGGGAATGGGTGACTGAGATCCTTCATGCCTTGAAAGAAATGCCCCGCACCATGAAACAACTCGCGGTGGTTCAGGTTTTCACCTGGCTTGGGTTGTTTTGTATGTGGATTTTCTTTTCCCCAGCCATTGCCCGCCATGTGTTTGGCGCAACTGACCCCAAATCTCCCGAATACACCGCCGGCGCCAACTGGGGTGGAGTGTGTTTTGCGGCTTATTCGGTGGTGTGTTTTATGGTGGCGTTTGCCATTCCAGCCATTGCCCGAGTTGTGGGCCGGAAACTTACGCATACCATCTGTTTGTTGTGTGGTGGCGCCGGGCTGCTTTCGGTCTACGTCATCCATGATAAATATATGCTGCTGGCTTCGATGGTTGGGGTTGGCATTGCCTGGGCCTCGATTCTCTCCATGCCGTATGCCATTCTTTCCGGAGCACTTCCTCAAGAACGAACCGGGCTCTATATGGGCATCTTCAACTTTTTCATTGTGTTACCGGAAATCGTCGCATCAATCACCTTTCAACCGCTGGTGAAATATCTGTTTAATAGCGAACCAATCAAAGTGGTGATGTTGGGTGGGGTTTCAATGATCGTGGCGGCAGCGCTGGTTACCCTGGTTGATGACGTCGCAGCCCACGACCACGCCAAACCAGTCGCTGGGGGGCATTAA
- the malQ gene encoding 4-alpha-glucanotransferase — MSFQRSSGILLHPTSLPGRYGIGELGDEAFAFVDFLEAAGQTLWQVLPLGPTGFGDSPYACFSAFAGNPLLVSLDSLVTDGLLSAEDLKDYPELGADRVDFGEVVKRKNALLTKAFQTFQKKPAPELAAGFEHFCAEEAAWLDDYALFRALKDHHQGKAWNGWEKKYALRNRQALHEAHEELHDLVETHKFAQYLFFKQWKKLKTYANDKGIKIIGDIPIFVAYDSTDVWTYPDLFKLDKDGNPTVVAGVPPDYFSETGQLWGNPLYNWENMKSINYHWWVARLQNLLRLVDIIRLDHFRGFAACWEVPANEKTAKKGKWVEVPGREFFTFLKETFEELPIIAEDLGVITPDVAALRDDFEFPGMRILQFAFAGDTKNHDLPHNYLPNTVVYTGTHDNDTTVGWFNSQANSGSTRSAKQIEHERNFCLEYLNIKGEEIHWDFIRTVMASVSVYAIVPVQDLLGLGSEARMNLPASEKGNWNWRYPAGALTDEIAGRLKRLGELYGRVPFPTEAPAEAPAEVVEEAPAPALEEVAEEPVPADGTEPPTDSQTGY, encoded by the coding sequence GTGAGTTTTCAACGATCAAGTGGAATTTTGTTGCATCCGACCTCGTTGCCGGGTCGCTACGGAATTGGAGAACTTGGAGACGAAGCTTTTGCTTTTGTTGATTTTTTAGAAGCCGCCGGCCAAACCCTCTGGCAGGTCTTGCCGCTTGGGCCAACCGGGTTTGGCGATTCGCCCTATGCCTGCTTTTCGGCATTTGCCGGCAATCCACTCCTGGTGAGCCTCGATTCTCTGGTGACAGATGGACTGTTATCTGCAGAAGACCTGAAAGACTACCCTGAATTGGGCGCGGACCGGGTGGATTTTGGTGAAGTGGTCAAACGCAAAAATGCTTTGCTGACCAAAGCGTTTCAAACCTTCCAAAAGAAACCAGCCCCGGAACTCGCCGCCGGATTTGAGCATTTTTGCGCCGAAGAAGCCGCCTGGCTGGATGACTATGCCCTCTTTCGGGCCCTCAAAGACCACCACCAGGGAAAAGCCTGGAATGGGTGGGAAAAAAAGTATGCGCTACGAAACCGACAGGCACTTCACGAAGCCCACGAAGAATTGCACGATCTGGTCGAAACTCACAAATTTGCGCAATATCTGTTTTTCAAACAATGGAAAAAGCTAAAGACCTACGCCAATGACAAAGGCATCAAGATCATTGGGGATATTCCAATTTTTGTGGCCTATGACTCGACTGACGTCTGGACCTATCCAGATTTGTTCAAACTCGACAAAGACGGAAATCCAACCGTCGTGGCTGGGGTTCCGCCGGATTACTTCAGTGAAACCGGTCAGTTATGGGGAAATCCACTCTATAACTGGGAAAATATGAAGTCCATCAACTATCACTGGTGGGTCGCCCGACTCCAAAACCTGCTCCGACTGGTGGACATTATTCGGCTTGACCACTTCCGGGGCTTCGCTGCCTGCTGGGAAGTGCCCGCCAATGAAAAAACCGCCAAAAAGGGGAAATGGGTCGAAGTTCCAGGGCGTGAATTCTTTACCTTCCTCAAAGAAACATTTGAAGAATTGCCCATCATTGCCGAAGACCTGGGCGTGATTACCCCTGACGTGGCGGCCCTTCGGGATGATTTCGAGTTCCCCGGAATGCGGATCCTGCAGTTTGCGTTTGCCGGCGACACCAAAAATCACGATTTGCCACATAATTATCTTCCAAACACAGTGGTGTATACCGGAACACATGACAATGACACGACCGTTGGCTGGTTCAATAGCCAGGCCAACAGTGGTTCGACCCGTTCGGCCAAACAAATCGAACACGAGCGAAATTTTTGCCTGGAATACCTCAACATCAAAGGCGAGGAGATTCACTGGGATTTCATCCGCACCGTGATGGCTTCGGTTTCAGTCTATGCGATTGTGCCGGTTCAGGACCTCCTTGGACTCGGGTCTGAGGCGCGGATGAATTTGCCGGCCAGTGAGAAAGGCAACTGGAACTGGCGATATCCGGCGGGCGCACTCACAGATGAAATTGCCGGGCGATTGAAACGGCTGGGTGAATTGTATGGCCGGGTCCCATTTCCAACTGAAGCGCCGGCTGAAGCGCCGGCTGAAGTGGTTGAAGAGGCGCCCGCTCCTGCCCTGGAAGAAGTCGCCGAAGAGCCAGTACCCGCTGACGGCACCGAACCGCCAACTGACTCACAAACCGGGTATTAA
- a CDS encoding glucoamylase, whose product MDVKARWLIWILAVTQCVSILPVFAQIQAAKGQPGVMSSWTTGNKTGLGTSLSLRSKVWFTLADGQLTEVYYPRLDVANLRNLDFIITDTKGYRRLESLHAVRRETTWTDKNSLSFTQITSDGARWELTKTYTTDPNRNTLLVQVNFRPLEKNDRRQYQIYALVDPSISNSGMKDTGYTEAKALVASEGTIAMATVARPAFSMTSSGFAGVSDGWTDLTEDGKLDALETRAANGNVVQIGQLAGYDSTLAFGFGETAQSALDEARGSLKDGFAAVKKAYIDEWSSLVKKLPATSPEFRDTFTMASMTLYALEDKTFRGASIASLSIPWGEVANADDPNIGGYHLVWSRDLYQVATAFLALGDTEAANRALDYLFEKQQRSDGSFPQNSWLDGRPFWTSIQMDEAAFPLILAWQLERFDENTYRQHIRPSAEFILKTGPETQQERWEEESGYSPSTIAAEIAGLICAADIARKLKKNDDADRYVKKANEWATGVETWCYTTTGPHDAGERERGYYFRINDDKDPNDGAKIEINNGGGTYDERSIIDGGFLELVRLGIRPGTDPKITRSVAVMDKTIRVETPKGPGWYRYNHDGYGDRLDGSGWTGQGIGRLWPLLTGERGELALAKGEDATLYARTMMGFASSTHMIGEQVWDRNWPPDARWKMAHTTGAATPLAWCMAQFIRLVLGIQQKRIIEQPTVVRDHFQNQR is encoded by the coding sequence GTGGACGTAAAAGCACGCTGGTTGATTTGGATTTTAGCTGTAACGCAATGTGTTTCCATCCTCCCGGTTTTTGCCCAGATCCAGGCCGCCAAAGGTCAGCCCGGTGTCATGTCTTCGTGGACCACAGGGAACAAAACCGGATTGGGCACCAGCCTGAGTCTGCGGTCGAAAGTCTGGTTTACACTCGCCGATGGCCAGTTGACTGAGGTCTACTACCCCCGGCTGGACGTGGCCAACCTGCGCAATCTCGATTTCATTATTACCGACACCAAAGGATATCGGCGACTTGAATCACTGCACGCTGTCCGACGCGAGACCACCTGGACTGATAAGAATTCTCTGAGTTTTACCCAGATCACCAGTGACGGTGCCCGCTGGGAACTGACCAAAACCTATACCACTGACCCAAATCGCAACACCCTGCTGGTTCAGGTGAACTTTCGCCCGCTTGAGAAAAATGACAGGCGGCAATACCAGATCTATGCCCTGGTTGACCCGTCAATTTCAAATAGCGGCATGAAAGACACCGGATACACCGAGGCCAAAGCCCTGGTTGCCAGCGAAGGTACCATTGCGATGGCCACTGTGGCGCGACCAGCATTTTCAATGACCTCCAGCGGGTTTGCCGGGGTCTCGGATGGCTGGACCGACCTCACCGAAGACGGCAAGCTGGATGCACTTGAAACTCGCGCAGCAAATGGGAATGTCGTTCAAATCGGCCAGCTCGCCGGGTATGATTCAACACTGGCCTTTGGGTTTGGTGAAACGGCTCAGTCAGCCCTCGACGAAGCCCGTGGCTCGTTAAAAGACGGGTTTGCGGCGGTGAAAAAAGCCTATATTGATGAATGGTCATCACTTGTAAAAAAACTGCCGGCGACTTCCCCAGAATTCCGCGACACGTTTACGATGGCCTCAATGACCCTCTATGCCCTGGAAGATAAAACCTTTCGGGGGGCGTCAATTGCCAGTTTGAGCATTCCCTGGGGTGAAGTCGCCAACGCCGACGACCCCAACATTGGCGGCTATCATCTCGTCTGGTCACGTGACCTCTATCAAGTTGCGACGGCGTTTCTGGCGCTCGGCGACACAGAAGCTGCTAACCGGGCACTCGATTATTTGTTTGAAAAACAACAACGATCTGATGGGAGCTTTCCGCAAAATTCCTGGCTGGATGGACGGCCATTTTGGACTTCGATCCAGATGGACGAAGCCGCCTTTCCACTCATTTTGGCGTGGCAGCTCGAACGCTTTGACGAAAACACCTACCGCCAGCACATCCGCCCATCAGCCGAATTTATTTTGAAAACCGGCCCGGAAACCCAGCAGGAACGCTGGGAAGAAGAAAGCGGGTATTCGCCATCCACGATTGCCGCTGAAATTGCTGGATTGATTTGTGCGGCTGATATTGCCCGCAAACTCAAGAAAAATGATGATGCCGACCGCTATGTGAAAAAAGCCAACGAATGGGCCACGGGTGTTGAAACGTGGTGCTACACCACGACGGGGCCACATGACGCCGGTGAACGCGAGCGCGGCTATTATTTCCGGATCAATGACGACAAAGACCCCAATGATGGCGCCAAAATCGAAATCAACAACGGCGGCGGCACTTATGACGAGCGTTCGATCATTGACGGAGGCTTTTTGGAACTTGTCCGGCTTGGAATTCGCCCTGGGACCGACCCGAAAATCACCCGCTCAGTAGCCGTGATGGATAAGACTATTCGGGTTGAAACACCCAAAGGTCCAGGCTGGTATCGGTACAACCATGATGGCTACGGTGACCGGTTGGACGGTTCCGGCTGGACCGGGCAAGGCATCGGACGCTTGTGGCCGCTCTTAACCGGTGAACGCGGTGAACTCGCTCTGGCCAAAGGCGAAGACGCCACGCTCTATGCTCGAACCATGATGGGATTTGCCAGTTCAACCCATATGATTGGCGAACAGGTCTGGGATCGCAACTGGCCTCCCGATGCCCGCTGGAAAATGGCCCACACGACCGGTGCGGCCACTCCGCTGGCCTGGTGTATGGCCCAGTTCATTCGACTGGTGCTCGGCATTCAGCAAAAACGCATTATTGAACAACCAACCGTGGTTCGAGACCATTTTCAGAACCAACGGTAA
- a CDS encoding sulfotransferase, producing MPLPNFLIIGAPKCGTTSLHFYLQQHPSLFMPVLKEPNFFSDIPPRNQYSGQMLEYYDRRFPIQSFQAYQALFDQAKEHQAIGEASIAYLSENRAAERIYQVLPEVRMIVILRNPVDRAFSSFQMCLRRQQLAESFEDALAKEETRRSEGWLWGHNFMWNGLYATHLETFFKLFPRDQFLILFFEDLQKSPQETLKTIFHFLKIDSTVVADTKTHYNPGGVPKSSILQTAYLTIERLVIDDYPAKQAVKRALPPWCLRSIDRTYRAWEGWYARQFFVKQQLNPATRQHLVEIFRPEVERLEKLTGRGLSHWLR from the coding sequence ATGCCGCTTCCAAATTTTCTCATTATCGGGGCGCCCAAATGTGGGACCACCTCGCTCCACTTTTATTTGCAGCAGCACCCCAGTCTGTTTATGCCAGTGCTCAAAGAGCCAAACTTCTTTAGCGACATTCCTCCCCGAAACCAGTATTCAGGCCAGATGCTTGAATATTATGACCGCCGGTTTCCGATTCAGAGTTTTCAAGCGTATCAGGCGCTCTTTGACCAGGCCAAAGAACACCAGGCCATTGGCGAAGCTTCAATTGCCTATCTGTCAGAGAATCGAGCGGCTGAGCGAATTTACCAGGTGCTTCCCGAAGTTCGAATGATCGTTATCCTTCGCAATCCGGTGGATCGGGCGTTTTCCAGTTTTCAAATGTGCCTGCGGCGGCAACAGTTAGCGGAATCGTTTGAAGATGCCCTGGCCAAAGAGGAAACCCGGCGTTCAGAAGGCTGGCTATGGGGTCACAATTTTATGTGGAATGGCCTGTATGCGACCCATCTGGAAACGTTTTTTAAGCTGTTCCCACGTGATCAATTCTTAATTCTGTTTTTTGAAGACTTGCAAAAATCCCCTCAAGAGACCTTAAAAACCATCTTTCACTTTCTGAAAATTGATTCAACAGTTGTCGCTGACACCAAGACACATTACAATCCCGGAGGTGTCCCCAAATCTTCTATTCTCCAAACCGCTTACCTGACCATCGAACGCCTTGTCATTGATGACTATCCCGCCAAACAGGCCGTTAAACGGGCACTTCCCCCCTGGTGTCTGCGGAGTATTGATCGGACCTATCGTGCCTGGGAAGGCTGGTATGCCCGTCAGTTTTTTGTCAAACAGCAACTGAATCCAGCCACCCGCCAGCATCTGGTTGAAATTTTTCGGCCTGAAGTTGAACGGCTGGAAAAGCTGACTGGTCGCGGACTCAGTCACTGGCTTCGCTAA
- a CDS encoding Gfo/Idh/MocA family oxidoreductase, translated as MNQLSFGVIGCGALAQSVHLPLLRGMKGVRVTAVCDSNPERLTQAVHCFSYPVHHFSNFRELLASGVTQAILVSTPPDSHAAIAGEVLKSNNHLYLEKPIATDLTEARELVTVSRVQSVVSTIGFNFRFHPLLVDLKHLLETQYLGQPLFARSVFSTIAQSRPHWARTDTIAGVFQELASHEIDLTRFLFGCDIHQVFAQSIIDPSSICLDLHLTNGGVAQVFCSLQSNETAQYEVFGTLCSARVDRYQSWKVRICPLRAEGKAGAILRAVKEISGFPYALRRWRAPANEVSYARILSAFVEKIRTGHGTLPTLEDGLRCLAIEQAAVESLHINRPIEPTLDF; from the coding sequence ATGAATCAATTGTCATTTGGTGTCATTGGGTGCGGAGCGCTGGCGCAAAGTGTTCACCTGCCGCTATTGCGCGGGATGAAGGGAGTTCGGGTGACGGCGGTGTGTGATTCCAATCCAGAGCGGCTCACTCAAGCAGTTCACTGCTTCTCATATCCGGTGCATCATTTTTCTAATTTTCGTGAATTGCTTGCCTCGGGCGTAACACAGGCAATTCTTGTCAGCACGCCCCCGGATTCGCACGCCGCCATCGCCGGGGAGGTGCTCAAGTCAAACAACCATTTATACCTTGAAAAACCAATTGCCACGGATCTGACTGAAGCCCGTGAGTTAGTGACCGTAAGCCGAGTCCAGTCAGTTGTTTCCACGATTGGGTTTAATTTTCGGTTTCATCCACTTTTGGTTGACCTCAAACACCTGCTTGAAACTCAATATCTTGGTCAACCACTCTTTGCCCGGTCAGTTTTCTCAACTATTGCCCAGAGCCGGCCTCACTGGGCCAGGACTGATACGATTGCGGGTGTTTTCCAGGAACTTGCTTCCCATGAAATTGACCTTACGCGGTTTTTGTTTGGATGTGACATCCACCAGGTTTTTGCTCAATCCATCATTGACCCGTCAAGCATCTGCCTGGATCTTCACTTGACCAATGGGGGTGTTGCCCAGGTGTTTTGTTCGCTTCAATCAAATGAAACGGCCCAATATGAAGTCTTTGGAACACTGTGTTCCGCCAGAGTTGATCGCTATCAAAGCTGGAAGGTCAGGATTTGCCCTCTCCGGGCTGAGGGGAAAGCTGGTGCAATCCTGCGCGCCGTGAAAGAAATATCTGGTTTCCCATATGCGCTCCGCCGCTGGCGAGCACCGGCGAATGAGGTGTCATATGCTCGGATCCTTTCAGCCTTTGTTGAAAAGATCCGAACTGGTCACGGTACACTTCCCACGCTGGAAGACGGCTTGCGGTGTTTGGCCATTGAGCAGGCGGCGGTTGAGTCGCTTCACATAAACAGACCAATCGAACCAACGCTTGATTTTTGA